From Nitrospirota bacterium, a single genomic window includes:
- a CDS encoding LPP20 family lipoprotein, whose translation MRKQRQVIILSVLVLLAVSAGCTEQKPMGQEAGGLARTDTPIQDVKTLPKWVAQRGAAFSGEKRVFYGAGNASGLQNPSLRRKSAEGQARRDIAQTMQTYVAALQKQYLAETTAGDMSKQSVEQHITDTMKQVTEATLVGSQIVEYWENPLRNESYALARLDLEQFLDVMKSYQSAVGNGKELDAKVREYVRKNAEKAHDELNAELGKKGQSSAQ comes from the coding sequence GCTGGCTGTACCGAACAAAAGCCAATGGGGCAAGAGGCCGGCGGGCTGGCCCGGACTGACACGCCGATTCAGGATGTGAAGACCTTGCCTAAATGGGTTGCCCAAAGGGGCGCGGCCTTCAGCGGCGAAAAGCGCGTGTTCTACGGCGCTGGCAACGCGTCAGGCCTACAGAATCCGAGCTTGCGGCGCAAGTCGGCGGAAGGGCAAGCGCGGCGTGACATCGCGCAGACCATGCAAACATATGTGGCAGCGTTACAGAAACAGTACTTGGCTGAAACTACCGCAGGCGACATGAGCAAGCAGAGCGTCGAACAGCATATCACCGACACCATGAAGCAGGTGACGGAAGCCACGCTCGTGGGGTCGCAGATCGTCGAGTACTGGGAGAATCCGCTACGCAACGAATCCTATGCCCTGGCGCGGCTGGATTTGGAGCAGTTTCTTGATGTGATGAAGAGCTATCAATCCGCGGTGGGCAATGGCAAAGAGTTGGATGCTAAGGTGCGTGAGTACGTTCGGAAGAACGCGGAGAAGGCGCATGACGAACTGAACGCGGAACTCGGCAAGAAGGGCCAGTCGTCGGCCCAGTAA